From Halorubrum salinarum, the proteins below share one genomic window:
- a CDS encoding heavy metal translocating P-type ATPase, translating into MSTRTTHLDITGMSCANCSASVSDAVESLDGVSRADANYATDEATVEYDPEATSLGAIYDAIESAGYGAVAETATVAITDMTCANCADANRDALESVPGVVEADVNYATDEAQVWYNPAETSLSALYDAVEDAGYSPVREGEGADGEGEGSGESARDAARNAEIRKQLRLTLFGAALSAPLLFFLVDNLLLGGAIVPDRLFGVGIHWVAFALATPVQVVLGRPFYVNSYKALVTNGRANMDVLIALGSTTAYVYSVAVLLDLVAGGVYFDTAALILVFITLGNYLEARSKGQAGEALRKLLEMEADTATLVDEDGTEREVPIEEVEVGDRMKVRPGEQIPTDGVVVEGQSAVDESMVTGESVPVEKSEGDEVVGSTINENGLLVVEATKVGADTALQQIVQTVKEAQSRQPDIQNLADRISAYFVPAVIANALFWGVVWFLFPEALAGFVDRLPLWGQVAGGPAPAGGTVSVFEFAIVVFASSVLIACPCALGLATPAATMVGTTIGAQHGVLFKGGDVLERAKDVDTVVFDKTGTLTEGEMELTDVVAFGDDGGTLPDGGTVAERGDSAADEGSAVGDGAEARGDEVLRLAASAERGSEHPLARAIVEGAESRGLDLSDPEEFENVPGHGVRATVDGDEVLVGNRKLLRDAGVDAAAAAETMERLEREGKTAMLVARVPAGADEGELLGVVADADTVKPSAERAVGQLRERGVDVMMITGDNERTARAVAEQVGIDPDNVRAGVLPEDKSDAVEAIQADGRRAMMVGDGVNDAPALAVAYVGTAIGSGTDVAIEAADVTLMRDDPLDVVKAIRVSDATLQKIKQNLVWALGYNTAMIPLASLGLLQPVLAAGAMAVSSVSVLTNSLLFRRYDPEGDYRLLGFLRR; encoded by the coding sequence ATGAGCACCAGGACCACCCACCTCGACATCACGGGGATGAGCTGCGCCAACTGCTCGGCGAGCGTGTCCGACGCCGTGGAGTCGCTCGACGGCGTCTCGCGGGCGGACGCGAACTACGCCACCGACGAGGCAACCGTCGAGTACGACCCCGAGGCGACCTCGCTCGGAGCGATCTACGACGCGATCGAGTCGGCGGGGTACGGCGCGGTCGCCGAGACGGCGACCGTGGCGATCACCGACATGACGTGCGCGAACTGCGCGGACGCCAACCGCGACGCCTTGGAGTCCGTGCCCGGCGTCGTCGAGGCCGACGTGAACTACGCGACCGACGAGGCGCAGGTGTGGTACAACCCCGCCGAGACCTCGCTGTCGGCGCTGTACGACGCCGTCGAGGATGCCGGCTACTCACCGGTCCGAGAGGGCGAGGGGGCCGACGGCGAGGGCGAGGGATCCGGCGAGAGCGCGCGGGACGCCGCGCGGAACGCCGAGATCCGCAAACAGCTCCGGCTGACGCTGTTCGGCGCCGCGCTGTCGGCGCCGCTGCTGTTCTTCCTCGTCGACAACCTGCTGCTCGGGGGCGCGATCGTGCCGGACCGGCTCTTCGGCGTCGGGATCCACTGGGTCGCGTTCGCGCTCGCGACGCCGGTCCAGGTCGTGCTCGGCCGGCCCTTCTACGTGAACTCCTACAAGGCGCTCGTCACGAACGGCCGCGCCAACATGGACGTGCTGATCGCCCTCGGGTCGACGACGGCGTACGTCTACTCCGTCGCCGTCCTCCTCGACCTGGTCGCCGGGGGCGTCTACTTCGACACGGCGGCGCTCATCCTCGTCTTCATCACCCTCGGCAACTACCTCGAAGCCCGCTCGAAGGGACAGGCCGGCGAGGCGCTCCGGAAGCTGCTGGAGATGGAGGCCGACACCGCCACCCTCGTCGACGAGGACGGGACCGAACGCGAGGTGCCGATCGAGGAGGTCGAAGTCGGCGACCGGATGAAGGTCCGCCCCGGCGAGCAGATCCCGACCGACGGCGTCGTGGTCGAGGGGCAGTCCGCGGTCGACGAGTCGATGGTGACCGGAGAGTCCGTCCCCGTCGAGAAGTCGGAGGGCGACGAGGTCGTCGGCTCCACCATCAACGAGAACGGGCTCCTCGTCGTCGAGGCGACGAAGGTCGGCGCGGACACCGCCCTCCAGCAGATCGTCCAGACCGTCAAGGAGGCGCAGTCCCGCCAGCCCGACATCCAGAACCTCGCGGACCGCATCTCCGCGTACTTCGTGCCCGCGGTGATCGCGAACGCACTGTTCTGGGGCGTCGTCTGGTTCCTCTTCCCCGAGGCGCTCGCCGGCTTCGTCGACCGGCTCCCGCTGTGGGGTCAGGTCGCGGGCGGGCCCGCACCGGCCGGCGGGACCGTCTCGGTGTTCGAGTTCGCTATCGTCGTCTTCGCCTCGTCGGTGCTGATCGCGTGCCCGTGCGCCCTGGGACTCGCGACGCCGGCCGCGACGATGGTCGGGACCACCATCGGCGCGCAACACGGCGTCCTGTTCAAGGGCGGCGACGTGCTCGAACGCGCGAAGGACGTCGACACCGTCGTGTTCGACAAGACGGGGACGCTCACGGAAGGCGAGATGGAGCTCACCGACGTGGTCGCCTTCGGTGACGACGGCGGGACGCTCCCCGACGGCGGGACGGTCGCCGAGCGCGGCGACTCGGCGGCGGACGAGGGCTCGGCGGTCGGCGACGGCGCCGAGGCCCGCGGGGACGAGGTCCTCCGGCTCGCCGCGAGCGCGGAGCGCGGCAGCGAACACCCGCTCGCCCGCGCCATCGTCGAGGGCGCCGAGTCGCGCGGTCTCGACCTCTCCGACCCCGAGGAGTTCGAGAACGTGCCCGGACACGGCGTGCGAGCGACCGTGGACGGGGACGAGGTCCTCGTCGGCAACCGGAAGCTGCTGCGCGACGCCGGCGTCGACGCCGCGGCCGCCGCGGAGACGATGGAGCGGCTCGAACGCGAGGGCAAGACGGCGATGCTCGTCGCCCGCGTGCCCGCCGGCGCCGACGAGGGGGAGCTCCTCGGCGTCGTCGCCGACGCGGACACGGTGAAGCCGAGCGCGGAGCGCGCGGTCGGCCAGCTCCGCGAGCGCGGCGTCGACGTGATGATGATCACCGGTGACAACGAGCGGACGGCTCGGGCGGTCGCGGAGCAGGTCGGGATCGACCCCGACAACGTCCGCGCCGGCGTCCTCCCCGAGGACAAGTCCGACGCCGTCGAGGCGATCCAGGCGGACGGCCGCCGGGCGATGATGGTCGGCGACGGCGTCAACGACGCGCCCGCGCTGGCGGTCGCGTACGTCGGCACCGCCATCGGCTCCGGGACCGACGTGGCCATCGAGGCCGCGGACGTGACGCTGATGCGCGACGACCCGCTCGACGTGGTGAAGGCGATCCGCGTCTCGGACGCGACGCTCCAGAAGATCAAACAGAACCTCGTGTGGGCGCTCGGCTACAACACCGCGATGATCCCGCTCGCGTCGCTCGGGCTGCTCCAGCCGGTCCTCGCGGCCGGGGCGATGGCGGTCTCGTCGGTGTCCGTCCTCACGAACAGCCTCCTGTTCCGCCGGTACGACCCCGAGGGCGACTACCGGCTCCTCGGATTCCTCCGGCGCTGA
- a CDS encoding MOSC domain-containing protein, with product MARVERLTVFPVKGLDGVDVEAARVLDGGTLERDREFALFDADGDVVNGKRTDRVHDLATDFDPELGALRVETPDGTVRRFDLEAEPARAAAWFGDFFDADLRLRRDESLGYVDRRDMGPSVVSTATLEAVASWFDGMTVESARRRLRANVEVSGVPAFWEDRFVGEDAPAFEVAGVRVEGVTPCGRCVVPERDPDTGEPTPEFRERFVRRREATFPEWADADAFDHYYSLMTIARIPERDRGETIGVGDEVAVRE from the coding sequence ATGGCTCGCGTGGAGCGACTCACGGTGTTTCCGGTGAAGGGGTTAGACGGGGTCGACGTCGAGGCGGCACGGGTCCTCGACGGCGGGACGCTGGAACGCGACCGCGAGTTCGCGCTGTTCGACGCCGACGGCGACGTCGTCAACGGGAAGCGGACCGACCGCGTCCACGACCTCGCGACCGACTTCGACCCCGAGTTGGGCGCGCTGCGGGTCGAAACGCCCGACGGGACCGTTCGGCGGTTCGACCTGGAGGCAGAGCCGGCCCGCGCGGCTGCGTGGTTCGGCGACTTCTTCGACGCGGACCTCCGACTCCGGCGGGACGAGTCGCTCGGGTACGTCGATCGACGGGACATGGGCCCGTCGGTCGTCAGCACCGCGACGCTGGAGGCGGTCGCGTCGTGGTTCGACGGGATGACCGTCGAGAGCGCGCGGCGCCGGCTCCGGGCGAACGTGGAGGTCTCGGGCGTCCCGGCGTTCTGGGAAGACCGATTTGTCGGCGAGGACGCCCCGGCGTTCGAGGTAGCCGGCGTCCGCGTCGAGGGCGTGACGCCGTGCGGGCGGTGCGTCGTCCCCGAACGCGACCCCGACACCGGCGAGCCGACCCCCGAGTTCCGCGAGCGGTTCGTGCGGCGCCGCGAGGCGACGTTCCCCGAGTGGGCCGACGCGGACGCGTTCGACCACTACTACTCGCTGATGACCATCGCGCGGATCCCGGAACGCGACCGGGGAGAGACGATCGGCGTCGGCGACGAGGTCGCGGTCCGCGAGTGA
- a CDS encoding universal stress protein — protein sequence MYERILVPTDGSDVAEAAVDHALDLAEKYDAEVHALYVVDIDSVNFSLGTEQVDRLKQGRFDEMGELKERADEATGAVADRADERGVDVVEHVSGGRPHKVIGDYAEDHGIDLIVMGSHGRAGVRRALLGSVTERTLRSTHVPVLVVDYLEED from the coding sequence ATGTACGAACGCATCCTCGTGCCCACGGACGGCAGCGACGTCGCGGAGGCCGCGGTCGACCACGCGCTCGACCTGGCGGAGAAGTACGACGCGGAGGTCCACGCGCTGTACGTGGTCGACATCGACTCCGTCAACTTCAGCCTCGGCACCGAGCAGGTCGACCGGCTCAAGCAGGGGCGGTTCGACGAGATGGGCGAACTGAAGGAACGGGCCGACGAGGCGACCGGCGCAGTCGCCGACCGCGCCGACGAGCGCGGCGTCGACGTCGTCGAGCACGTCTCCGGCGGCCGCCCGCACAAGGTGATCGGCGACTACGCCGAGGACCACGGGATCGACCTCATCGTGATGGGGAGTCACGGCCGGGCCGGCGTGCGCCGCGCGCTGCTCGGCAGCGTCACCGAGCGCACCCTACGCTCGACGCACGTCCCCGTCCTCGTCGTCGACTACCTCGAAGAGGACTGA
- a CDS encoding cold-shock protein codes for MATGKVDFFNDTGGYGFIETDDADEDVFFHMEDVGGPDLEEGQEVEFEIEEADKGPRATNLTRL; via the coding sequence ATGGCGACAGGCAAGGTCGACTTCTTCAACGACACCGGCGGCTACGGATTCATCGAGACTGACGACGCTGACGAGGACGTGTTCTTCCACATGGAAGACGTCGGCGGCCCGGACCTCGAGGAGGGACAGGAGGTAGAGTTCGAGATCGAGGAGGCGGACAAGGGTCCGCGCGCGACGAACCTCACTCGGCTGTAG
- a CDS encoding bacterio-opsin activator domain-containing protein codes for MVDGLDADAYDALVTAAETYRAALVVRLAGEAGLRTEEITRVAPRHLREPDSVAGARLLAVPAADGDEGASGGSTASDGEPIDRETVVPASLAADLDRYATSEGLADDEPYVDVSPRRVQMIVSETAARAAGLTDGAVDERVTPSALRKTFARRQLVDRGVDPRAVRDAGGWESLGTLDPYLDPLDGEALAAAMAGEGGSDDAAAERGGTTALPGFEALADPGSAAPAAAVVEGLADADRWAEAWVVRRAVGGGRADVTDAAGVDREALADRGVAAAGPWLDAVTDGAPATTDGRQETDGRPAVAVPAAFEGAVHGALCAVAADGDAVDESERRALAALGGCLGRAITAERWRELLHSDAVTEVEFHTGDDGAFLARASDRLGCRIELASTVDVDEDVSRAYLSVEGARPQDVATVVEASPGVSDFRVIETREDGCSASLRLADGSLVRALVDHGATVRDASAAEGRVRVVADFPEGTNVRPVADGLRDRFADVRLASKESVARSPRTESALRDGVADRFTDRQWAALSAAYHGGYFDWPRGSTAEEVADAMGVSSPTFHNHLRKAQRALLDGVFEDEADRPTRRDDGRATPSGE; via the coding sequence ATGGTCGACGGTCTCGACGCGGACGCCTACGACGCGCTCGTCACCGCCGCGGAGACGTATCGCGCGGCGCTCGTCGTCAGGCTGGCGGGCGAGGCCGGCCTCCGGACCGAAGAGATCACCCGCGTCGCCCCGCGACACCTGCGCGAGCCGGACTCGGTCGCCGGCGCGCGCCTCCTCGCGGTGCCCGCGGCCGACGGCGACGAGGGCGCGAGCGGGGGGTCGACCGCGTCCGACGGCGAACCGATCGACCGCGAGACCGTGGTCCCGGCCTCGCTGGCCGCCGACCTCGACCGCTACGCGACGAGCGAGGGGCTCGCCGACGACGAGCCGTACGTCGACGTCTCGCCGCGGCGCGTCCAGATGATCGTGAGCGAGACAGCGGCGCGGGCGGCCGGCCTAACCGACGGCGCGGTCGACGAGCGGGTCACCCCGAGCGCCCTCCGGAAGACGTTCGCCCGGCGCCAGCTCGTCGACCGCGGCGTCGACCCGCGGGCCGTCCGCGACGCCGGCGGCTGGGAGTCGCTCGGCACCCTCGACCCGTACCTCGACCCGCTCGACGGGGAGGCGCTCGCGGCCGCCATGGCCGGCGAGGGGGGTTCCGACGACGCGGCCGCGGAGCGGGGCGGAACGACCGCGCTCCCGGGGTTCGAGGCGCTCGCAGATCCGGGGTCGGCAGCCCCCGCCGCGGCCGTCGTCGAGGGGCTGGCCGACGCCGACCGCTGGGCCGAGGCGTGGGTCGTCCGCCGCGCGGTCGGCGGCGGGCGGGCGGACGTGACCGACGCGGCCGGCGTCGACCGCGAGGCGCTCGCGGACCGCGGCGTCGCGGCCGCCGGCCCGTGGCTGGATGCCGTCACAGATGGGGCGCCGGCGACGACCGACGGCCGCCAGGAGACCGACGGGCGGCCCGCGGTCGCGGTGCCGGCGGCCTTCGAGGGCGCGGTTCACGGCGCGCTCTGCGCCGTCGCGGCCGACGGCGACGCGGTCGACGAGTCGGAGCGCCGCGCGCTCGCCGCCCTCGGCGGCTGCCTCGGCCGCGCCATCACCGCGGAGCGGTGGCGGGAGCTGCTCCACTCCGACGCGGTCACCGAGGTCGAGTTCCACACCGGCGACGACGGGGCGTTCCTCGCCCGGGCGAGCGACCGCCTCGGCTGCCGGATCGAGCTGGCCTCGACGGTCGACGTCGACGAGGACGTGTCCCGCGCGTACCTCTCCGTCGAGGGGGCCCGCCCGCAGGACGTCGCGACGGTGGTCGAGGCGTCGCCGGGCGTCTCCGACTTCCGGGTGATCGAGACCCGAGAGGACGGCTGTTCGGCGTCGCTCCGGCTCGCGGACGGGTCGCTGGTCAGGGCGCTCGTCGACCACGGCGCGACCGTGCGCGACGCGTCCGCCGCCGAGGGGCGGGTCCGTGTCGTCGCGGACTTCCCAGAGGGGACGAACGTCCGCCCGGTCGCGGACGGGCTCCGCGACCGGTTCGCGGACGTCAGGCTCGCGAGCAAGGAGTCGGTCGCGCGCTCGCCGCGCACGGAGTCGGCGCTGCGGGACGGGGTCGCCGACCGCTTCACCGACCGCCAGTGGGCGGCGCTGTCGGCGGCGTACCACGGCGGCTACTTCGACTGGCCGCGCGGGAGCACGGCCGAGGAGGTGGCTGACGCGATGGGCGTCTCGTCGCCGACGTTCCACAACCACCTCCGGAAGGCCCAGCGGGCGCTCCTCGACGGCGTCTTCGAGGACGAGGCCGACCGGCCGACCCGGAGGGACGACGGGCGGGCGACCCCGTCCGGCGAGTGA
- the acs gene encoding acetate--CoA ligase, whose amino-acid sequence MTEGDGQLEARLAEQEVFEPSESFVEQANVSDPEIYEEFEENWPECWETAADLLEWETDYDQVLDDSNPPFYEWFTGGELNASANCLDRHLDERGDEAAIEWVGEPVDEDDRTYTYEELHREVNEFAAALREQGVEEDDVVTMYMPMIPELPIAMLACARIGAPHSVVFAGFSADALATRMNAADSEYLVTCDGYYRRGDPLDHLDKANEGLAAVEHDTTTVVVDRLGPNGDGFGHDLGDDQVDYDDLVADHEGAEVEPVTRDAEDMLFLMYTSGTTGKPKGVKHTTGGYLSWVSWTSQSVLDIKPDDTYFCSADIGWITGHSYIVYGPLALGTTTMMYEGTPDHPERDRLWEIVEEYEATQLYTAPTAIRAFMKWGAEYPDRHDLSSLRLLGTVGEPINPRAWKWYYQHIGDEECPVVDTWWQTETGGMMVTTLPGVKDMKPGAAGPPLPGLDVQILDTLGDEVEPGKAGYLTVQKPWPGMLRTLYNNDERYIEEYWAEYSDTDSDDPDDWVYFPEDGAKIDDDGYITVLGRVDDVLNVSGHRLGTMEIESAIVGVEGVAEAAVVGGDHDIKGEAVYAYVTTEDGYEGTDELREAIVAGVEDAIGPIARPEQVVFTPDLPKTRSGKIMRRLLENIADGEELGNTSTLRNPEIVEEIQKKADAE is encoded by the coding sequence ATGACAGAGGGAGACGGCCAACTGGAAGCGAGATTAGCGGAGCAAGAGGTGTTCGAGCCGTCGGAGTCGTTCGTCGAGCAGGCGAACGTGTCCGACCCGGAGATATACGAGGAGTTCGAGGAGAACTGGCCCGAGTGCTGGGAGACGGCCGCCGACCTGCTGGAATGGGAAACCGACTACGACCAGGTGCTCGACGACAGCAACCCGCCCTTCTACGAGTGGTTCACGGGCGGCGAGCTGAACGCGTCGGCGAACTGCCTCGACCGACACCTCGACGAGCGCGGCGACGAGGCCGCCATCGAGTGGGTCGGCGAGCCCGTCGACGAGGACGACCGCACGTACACGTACGAGGAACTCCACCGCGAGGTCAACGAGTTCGCGGCCGCCCTTCGGGAGCAGGGCGTCGAGGAGGACGACGTGGTCACGATGTACATGCCGATGATCCCGGAGCTGCCGATCGCGATGCTGGCGTGCGCGCGCATCGGCGCGCCCCACAGCGTCGTGTTCGCCGGGTTCTCGGCCGACGCGCTCGCGACGCGGATGAACGCCGCCGACTCGGAGTACCTCGTCACCTGCGACGGCTACTACCGCCGCGGCGACCCGCTCGACCACCTCGACAAGGCGAACGAGGGGCTCGCGGCCGTCGAGCACGACACGACCACGGTCGTCGTCGACCGACTGGGGCCGAACGGCGACGGCTTCGGCCACGACCTCGGCGACGACCAGGTCGACTACGACGACCTCGTGGCCGACCACGAGGGCGCCGAGGTCGAGCCGGTCACCCGCGACGCCGAGGACATGCTGTTCCTGATGTACACCTCGGGCACGACGGGGAAGCCGAAGGGCGTGAAACACACGACCGGCGGCTACCTCTCGTGGGTGTCGTGGACCTCGCAGTCCGTCCTCGACATCAAGCCGGATGACACGTACTTCTGTTCGGCCGACATCGGCTGGATCACCGGCCACTCGTACATCGTCTACGGACCGTTAGCGCTCGGGACGACGACGATGATGTACGAGGGCACGCCCGACCATCCGGAGCGCGACCGGCTCTGGGAGATCGTCGAAGAGTACGAGGCGACCCAGCTGTACACCGCGCCCACCGCGATCCGCGCGTTCATGAAGTGGGGCGCTGAGTACCCGGACCGCCACGACCTCTCCTCGCTGCGCCTGCTCGGCACGGTCGGCGAGCCGATTAACCCGCGCGCGTGGAAGTGGTACTACCAGCACATCGGCGACGAGGAGTGCCCCGTCGTCGACACGTGGTGGCAGACCGAGACCGGCGGGATGATGGTGACGACGCTGCCCGGCGTCAAGGACATGAAGCCCGGCGCCGCGGGGCCGCCGCTGCCGGGGCTCGACGTCCAGATCCTCGACACGCTCGGCGACGAGGTAGAGCCCGGGAAGGCCGGCTACCTCACGGTACAGAAGCCGTGGCCCGGTATGCTCCGGACGCTGTACAACAACGACGAGCGCTACATCGAGGAGTACTGGGCGGAGTACTCCGACACCGACAGCGACGACCCCGACGACTGGGTGTACTTCCCGGAGGACGGGGCGAAGATCGACGACGACGGCTACATCACCGTCCTCGGCCGCGTCGACGACGTGCTCAACGTCTCCGGCCACCGGCTGGGGACGATGGAGATCGAGTCGGCGATCGTCGGCGTCGAGGGGGTCGCCGAGGCCGCGGTGGTCGGCGGCGACCACGACATCAAAGGCGAGGCGGTGTACGCCTACGTGACCACGGAGGACGGGTACGAGGGCACCGACGAGCTCCGCGAGGCGATCGTCGCCGGCGTGGAGGACGCCATCGGGCCGATCGCCCGCCCCGAGCAGGTCGTGTTCACGCCGGACCTGCCGAAGACCCGGTCCGGCAAGATCATGCGGCGCCTGCTGGAGAACATCGCCGACGGCGAGGAGCTCGGCAACACCAGCACGCTTCGGAACCCCGAGATCGTCGAGGAGATCCAGAAGAAGGCCGACGCCGAGTAG
- a CDS encoding NAD-dependent epimerase/dehydratase family protein, producing MATLLVVGGSGFIGRDVCRFAVRDGHEVRSVSRSGRPDVDAEWADAVSWTSADLFRPNAWRDRLDGVDAVVHSVGALTESPSDGVTFERVNGDAAVLTALEAERAGVDAFVFLSAAAKPPGVRNAYLTAKRRAESSIADLDLDVVTLRPGPVYGEGQPHLPGVADRVLRFLASARPIASRLGEARPLAVGTVARASYRAALDPGERLLDVSDIRELAG from the coding sequence ATGGCCACCCTCCTCGTCGTCGGCGGCAGCGGCTTCATCGGGCGCGACGTCTGCCGGTTCGCGGTCCGCGACGGCCACGAGGTCCGCAGCGTCTCGCGGAGCGGCCGTCCCGACGTCGACGCCGAGTGGGCGGACGCCGTCTCGTGGACGAGCGCCGACCTGTTCCGCCCGAACGCCTGGCGCGACCGCCTCGACGGCGTCGACGCCGTGGTCCACTCGGTCGGCGCGCTCACGGAGTCGCCGAGCGACGGGGTCACCTTCGAACGGGTCAACGGCGACGCGGCCGTCCTGACGGCGCTGGAGGCGGAACGCGCCGGCGTCGACGCCTTCGTCTTCCTCTCCGCGGCGGCGAAGCCCCCCGGCGTGCGGAACGCCTACCTGACGGCCAAGCGCCGCGCCGAGTCGTCCATCGCGGACCTCGACCTGGACGTGGTGACGCTCCGCCCGGGCCCGGTGTACGGCGAGGGACAGCCGCACCTCCCGGGCGTCGCCGACCGCGTCCTCCGGTTCCTCGCGAGCGCGCGACCGATCGCCTCGCGGCTGGGCGAGGCGCGGCCGCTGGCCGTCGGCACGGTCGCCCGGGCGTCGTACCGCGCCGCGCTCGACCCGGGCGAGCGGCTGCTCGACGTGTCGGATATCCGCGAACTCGCCGGGTGA
- a CDS encoding VC_2705 family sodium/solute symporter, with translation MTAGSLLLQSELLPEALDISFKIGPALLVIGMLGLFLTIGFVFRVADTDDMWVAGRSIGNVENGMAIGANWMSAASYLGMAASIALAGFYGLVFVVGWTTGYFILLIFLAAQLRRFGKYTAPDFVGDRFNSDTARAIAAVTTFLIGFVYAIGQAKGMALVGLYIFGNYGGLIPGLDGYQVMVVAMMVVTVGYLTLSGMLGATKNQAVQYVILILAFVVGLFVVGYTNGYSTVLPQLEYGALISQLGSEFSEPFAGSSYYLWVATTFSLIVGTCGLPHVLVRFYTVESERTARWSTVWGLFFICILYWSAPAFAAFGTDLYSQNVGATYGDPGMTSAASEVIVVLAAQLSGLPEWFVGIVAAGGIAAAIATVAGLFIAGSSAISHDIYTNIINEDATQRQQILVGRLSIVALGALTTLAALNPASSIAALVGYAFSLAGSVLFPMFFLGMWWENANRQGALAGMTTGLTLWAIPMINQIVPTYIGSLEAPLSAGLATWMPAIGSALITLPVVFVVTIVVSMATDEPSLETKRIVRQCHSPEPMGQQETAEDVVAADGGEDVATDGGRAVDDAAADGGRAVDDAAAEGDRAVDDADPDDTTEGER, from the coding sequence ATGACGGCGGGCTCGCTGCTCCTTCAGAGCGAACTACTCCCCGAGGCGCTCGACATCTCGTTCAAGATCGGGCCGGCGCTGCTCGTGATCGGGATGCTGGGGCTGTTCCTCACCATCGGGTTCGTCTTCCGCGTGGCCGACACCGACGACATGTGGGTCGCCGGCCGGTCCATCGGGAACGTCGAGAACGGGATGGCGATCGGCGCGAACTGGATGTCCGCGGCGTCGTACCTCGGGATGGCGGCGTCGATCGCGCTGGCCGGCTTCTACGGGCTGGTGTTCGTCGTCGGCTGGACGACGGGCTACTTCATCCTCCTCATCTTCCTCGCGGCGCAGCTGCGCCGGTTCGGGAAGTACACGGCGCCGGACTTCGTCGGCGATCGGTTCAACTCCGACACCGCGCGCGCCATCGCGGCGGTGACGACGTTCCTCATCGGCTTCGTCTACGCCATCGGGCAGGCGAAGGGGATGGCGCTGGTCGGCCTGTACATCTTCGGTAACTACGGCGGGCTCATCCCGGGCCTCGACGGGTACCAGGTGATGGTCGTCGCGATGATGGTCGTCACCGTCGGCTACCTGACGCTGTCCGGCATGCTGGGCGCCACGAAGAACCAGGCGGTCCAGTACGTCATCCTCATCCTCGCGTTCGTGGTCGGGCTGTTCGTCGTCGGCTACACGAACGGCTACTCCACGGTGCTGCCGCAGCTTGAGTACGGCGCGCTGATCAGCCAGCTCGGCAGCGAGTTCTCAGAGCCGTTCGCCGGGTCGAGCTACTACCTCTGGGTCGCGACGACGTTCTCTCTCATCGTCGGCACGTGCGGGCTCCCGCACGTGCTCGTCCGGTTCTACACGGTCGAGAGCGAGCGGACGGCCCGCTGGTCGACGGTCTGGGGGCTGTTCTTCATCTGTATCCTCTACTGGAGCGCGCCCGCGTTCGCGGCGTTCGGCACCGACCTCTACTCGCAGAACGTCGGCGCCACGTACGGCGACCCCGGCATGACGAGCGCGGCCAGCGAGGTCATCGTCGTGCTGGCGGCGCAGCTGTCCGGGCTGCCGGAGTGGTTCGTCGGCATCGTCGCGGCGGGCGGTATCGCCGCGGCCATCGCGACGGTCGCGGGGCTGTTCATCGCCGGCTCGTCGGCGATCAGCCACGATATCTACACGAACATCATCAACGAGGACGCGACGCAGCGCCAGCAGATCCTCGTCGGCCGCCTCTCGATCGTCGCCCTAGGCGCGCTGACGACGCTGGCGGCGCTCAACCCCGCCTCGTCGATCGCGGCGCTCGTGGGCTACGCGTTCTCGCTCGCCGGCTCCGTGCTGTTCCCGATGTTCTTCCTCGGCATGTGGTGGGAGAACGCCAACCGGCAGGGCGCGCTCGCCGGGATGACGACCGGGCTGACGCTATGGGCGATCCCGATGATCAACCAGATCGTGCCGACGTACATCGGCTCGCTGGAGGCGCCGCTGTCGGCCGGGCTCGCGACGTGGATGCCCGCCATCGGCTCGGCGCTCATCACGCTCCCGGTCGTGTTCGTCGTCACCATCGTCGTCTCGATGGCCACCGACGAGCCGTCGCTCGAGACGAAGCGGATCGTCCGGCAGTGTCACAGCCCCGAGCCGATGGGGCAACAGGAGACCGCGGAGGACGTCGTCGCCGCGGACGGCGGCGAGGACGTGGCGACCGATGGCGGCCGCGCAGTGGACGACGCGGCCGCCGACGGTGGTCGCGCAGTGGACGACGCGGCCGCCGAGGGTGACCGCGCAGTGGACGACGCTGACCCTGACGACACCACGGAGGGGGAGCGGTGA
- a CDS encoding DUF4212 domain-containing protein — translation MTDNTSRDGDDAAIDGGGATGDAATDGGVATSGAAQAHSNTDYLGAEVNILNPSTPYMRDHLRIVWTGFAIWVLAVWGPVTLTNLAPGVMTQTMPILQFPLHYFLVAFGAPTSALVLAFWYSRKRDALDEKYGIEHDDVAATDGGIDE, via the coding sequence ATGACAGATAATACCTCACGCGACGGAGACGACGCGGCCATCGACGGCGGCGGCGCGACCGGCGACGCCGCCACCGACGGCGGCGTCGCGACGTCGGGTGCCGCACAGGCGCACAGCAACACCGACTACCTCGGGGCGGAAGTGAACATCCTGAACCCGAGCACGCCGTACATGCGAGACCACCTCCGCATCGTCTGGACGGGGTTCGCGATCTGGGTCCTCGCGGTGTGGGGGCCGGTGACCCTGACGAACCTCGCGCCCGGCGTGATGACGCAGACGATGCCGATCTTGCAGTTCCCGCTCCACTACTTCCTCGTCGCGTTCGGCGCGCCGACCAGCGCCCTCGTCCTGGCGTTCTGGTACTCGCGAAAGCGGGACGCGCTCGACGAGAAGTACGGCATCGAGCACGATGACGTCGCGGCGACCGACGGAGGGATCGACGAATGA